The following proteins are co-located in the Streptomyces asiaticus genome:
- a CDS encoding response regulator transcription factor, translating into MTTNEPAQEPRNPQDPLTERSLKVIVADDQATVREPLAAVLDMTEDIDVVAAAADGTEVLAAVAATPVDVVLMDLRMPVMDGTEATRRLSEEHPGTAVVVLTTFADDDSILAALSAGARGYLTKNAGRQDIVRAIRAAAAGQSVLDHEVQNRLLATVRTRPPADAQSLPPGLTRREREVLTLIGQGLPNRAIAEKLFISEATVKTHINNLFAKAGIRDRADAVRRAIAAGLA; encoded by the coding sequence ATGACGACGAACGAACCGGCCCAGGAGCCACGGAACCCGCAGGACCCGCTGACCGAGCGCTCGCTGAAGGTGATCGTCGCCGACGACCAGGCCACCGTCCGCGAGCCCTTGGCCGCGGTGCTCGACATGACCGAGGACATCGACGTCGTGGCCGCCGCCGCGGACGGTACCGAGGTGCTCGCCGCCGTGGCCGCCACACCGGTCGACGTCGTCCTGATGGACCTGCGCATGCCTGTCATGGACGGCACCGAGGCCACCCGCCGGCTGAGCGAGGAACACCCGGGAACGGCCGTGGTCGTGCTGACCACCTTCGCCGACGACGACTCGATCCTGGCCGCCCTGAGCGCCGGCGCCCGCGGCTATCTGACGAAGAACGCGGGGCGCCAGGACATCGTCCGTGCGATCCGGGCCGCCGCCGCGGGACAGTCCGTACTCGACCACGAGGTGCAGAACCGCCTCCTGGCCACCGTCCGCACGCGCCCGCCGGCCGACGCGCAGTCGCTCCCCCCGGGCCTCACCCGCCGCGAACGCGAGGTGCTCACCCTTATCGGCCAGGGCCTGCCCAACCGGGCCATCGCCGAGAAACTCTTCATCAGCGAGGCCACGGTCAAGACCCACATCAACAACCTGTTCGCCAAAGCCGGCATCCGGGACCGCGCCGACGCCGTCCGCCGCGCCATCGCGGCCGGCCTGGCATGA
- a CDS encoding sensor histidine kinase: protein MLRHDASLQWAVTLLVIAIAVITVRPVGVSGRGLAVVALLVVNSVALLARHLPPAFPHRAALVWLTAGVVASAGLLEVSSSGSGYLFAYFLVGHAGYRLALKPALAVAALSSLLCGAVFYFYVGPDHQVLTWTFGLSTGIPVVAGILGRGRQQAVEARLQAAESAERAARAEARTAVLTERGRIARDVHDVLAHSLAGINMHLELADALMDTGDLEKVRAAHNKAQSLVRESLKQAQWTVHALREDSLPLLESLTAMIESSGHREVLTVTGAVRELSAQVTQNVLRIAQEALTNAARHAPGAEIAVELTFDAASTSLAVRNGPATGEATASVGSGMGLIGMRERVALLGGTLTAGPLTEGPDRGGWQVEAVIRG from the coding sequence GTGCTCCGGCACGACGCCTCTCTCCAGTGGGCCGTCACCCTGCTGGTCATCGCCATCGCGGTCATCACCGTCCGGCCGGTGGGCGTCAGCGGCCGCGGCCTGGCCGTGGTCGCCCTGCTGGTGGTCAACTCAGTCGCCCTGCTCGCCAGACACCTGCCGCCCGCCTTCCCACACCGGGCCGCGCTGGTCTGGCTGACCGCCGGTGTCGTGGCGTCCGCCGGCCTGCTGGAGGTGAGCAGCAGCGGCTCCGGCTACCTCTTCGCCTACTTCCTCGTCGGCCACGCCGGCTACCGCCTCGCCCTCAAGCCGGCCCTGGCGGTCGCGGCCCTGTCCAGTCTGCTGTGCGGCGCTGTCTTCTATTTCTACGTCGGCCCCGATCACCAGGTGCTCACCTGGACCTTCGGCCTCAGCACCGGCATCCCGGTGGTGGCCGGAATCCTGGGCCGCGGCAGGCAACAGGCAGTGGAGGCGAGGCTCCAGGCCGCCGAGTCCGCCGAGCGGGCCGCGCGGGCCGAGGCGCGAACGGCCGTGCTCACCGAACGCGGCCGCATCGCCCGCGACGTCCACGATGTGCTGGCGCACTCGCTGGCCGGGATCAACATGCACCTGGAGCTGGCGGACGCCTTGATGGACACCGGCGACCTGGAGAAGGTCCGCGCGGCGCACAACAAGGCGCAGAGCCTTGTCAGGGAGAGCCTGAAACAGGCCCAGTGGACCGTGCACGCGCTGCGCGAGGACTCCCTTCCGCTGCTCGAGAGCCTGACCGCCATGATCGAGTCGTCCGGCCACCGCGAGGTGCTCACCGTCACCGGGGCCGTCCGAGAGCTGTCGGCACAGGTCACCCAGAACGTGCTGCGCATCGCGCAGGAGGCGCTGACCAACGCGGCCCGGCACGCTCCCGGGGCCGAGATCGCGGTGGAGCTGACGTTCGACGCCGCCTCGACCAGCCTTGCCGTCCGCAACGGGCCCGCGACCGGTGAGGCGACCGCGAGTGTCGGCAGTGGCATGGGACTGATAGGAATGCGCGAACGCGTCGCCCTGCTGGGCGGCACCCTCACCGCGGGTCCGCTCACCGAGGGACCGGACCGGGGCGGCTGGCAGGTGGAGGCAGTGATCCGAGGATGA
- a CDS encoding transposase, which translates to MTIPGISTTVAHVMIAEMGADMSRFPSAGHLAA; encoded by the coding sequence ATCACGATCCCCGGGATCAGCACCACGGTGGCCCACGTGATGATCGCGGAGATGGGCGCGGACATGAGCCGGTTCCCGAGCGCCGGGCACCTGGCCGCCTGA
- a CDS encoding zeta toxin family protein — translation MVIEITPESAAQFAARAAVDGQAGYRVQLVALAVREADSRQGTAARYAHLNQQDIPARFTTAAGHNACFAVVPETVALAEQMAVVDEVVVMRHDAHPLYRNHLSLRSRLALHAGGLRHPA, via the coding sequence ATGGTCATCGAGATCACCCCGGAAAGTGCTGCCCAGTTCGCCGCCCGCGCGGCCGTGGACGGGCAGGCGGGCTACCGCGTGCAACTGGTGGCCCTGGCGGTCCGCGAGGCCGATTCCCGCCAGGGCACCGCCGCCCGTTACGCCCACCTGAACCAGCAGGACATTCCCGCGCGGTTCACCACCGCCGCCGGGCACAACGCCTGCTTCGCCGTCGTCCCCGAGACGGTGGCCCTGGCCGAGCAGATGGCCGTGGTCGACGAGGTGGTGGTGATGCGGCACGATGCCCACCCCCTCTACCGCAACCACCTGAGCCTCCGTTCCCGCTTGGCTCTTCACGCTGGAGGGCTACGACACCCCGCTTAA
- a CDS encoding Clp protease N-terminal domain-containing protein, translating into MTLPDLDDLIAEVDRRCDTAHRPGGQEQPDWLALLTVAAQLAGQMQALADDLVEDYVEHCRMHGNSWTDIGTALGVTRQAVQQRFHAPHKRYSPETMTDDLRQAMIHVKQAAVHHRNNYIGTEHLLWGLTAEDNSATRLLQAADVSPETVHRSVGTRLSMGASQAAERIAWTPYSRKAIAIAEARSEQNGSDRIDCDDLLIGLAQVGRGVAADVLTEAGLDPAALDATTADA; encoded by the coding sequence ATGACTCTTCCAGACCTGGACGATCTCATCGCGGAAGTCGACAGGAGATGCGACACCGCACACCGCCCCGGTGGACAGGAACAGCCCGACTGGCTCGCCCTGCTGACCGTCGCCGCCCAACTCGCAGGCCAGATGCAGGCGCTGGCAGACGACCTGGTCGAGGACTACGTCGAGCACTGCCGGATGCACGGCAACTCATGGACAGACATCGGCACCGCCCTGGGCGTGACCCGGCAGGCGGTCCAGCAACGCTTCCACGCCCCTCACAAGCGCTACAGCCCCGAGACGATGACCGACGACCTCCGCCAGGCGATGATCCACGTCAAGCAGGCGGCAGTGCACCACCGCAACAACTACATCGGCACCGAGCACCTGCTCTGGGGGCTGACCGCCGAGGACAACAGCGCCACTCGGCTCCTGCAGGCTGCCGATGTTTCGCCGGAGACGGTCCACAGATCCGTCGGAACCCGGCTGAGCATGGGCGCCTCCCAGGCAGCCGAGCGCATCGCCTGGACGCCCTACTCCCGCAAGGCCATCGCCATCGCAGAGGCGCGATCCGAGCAGAACGGATCCGACCGCATCGACTGCGACGACCTTCTGATCGGACTCGCCCAGGTCGGCCGCGGAGTCGCCGCCGATGTTCTGACCGAGGCCGGCCTCGACCCGGCTGCCCTCGACGCCACAACTGCGGACGCCTGA
- a CDS encoding helix-turn-helix transcriptional regulator gives MDDNRMGDFLRACRAALRPHDVGMPSHGTRRVAGLRREEVAVLAGMNADYYTRLEQGRERNPSSQVIAALSHALHLDEDARVHLYRLAGAAPADRLSPRRTERVSPALRQLMDGYPNTPAFVMNRTLDLLAVNALAQALYSAFTRADNLARMTFLDPVGPTFHTDWNRAAQATVANLREATGFEPDNPRLRELVGTLTEHSADFARLWQSHTVRGKTQDAKHFLHPDVGPLTLTYQAFDVRETPGQQLVIYHAEPGSPSAHSLRLLGSLHATRRQDRSQHTADQPTQPGDPHR, from the coding sequence ATGGACGACAACCGCATGGGGGACTTCCTGCGCGCGTGCCGCGCCGCCCTGCGCCCGCACGACGTCGGGATGCCGAGCCACGGGACCCGCAGAGTCGCCGGGCTGCGCCGCGAGGAGGTCGCCGTCCTGGCCGGAATGAACGCCGACTACTACACCCGCCTGGAACAGGGCCGCGAACGCAACCCTTCGTCCCAGGTGATCGCCGCTCTCAGTCATGCGCTGCACCTCGACGAGGACGCCAGGGTGCACCTGTACCGGCTGGCCGGGGCCGCCCCCGCCGACCGGCTGTCGCCTCGCCGCACCGAGCGCGTCAGCCCCGCCCTGCGACAGCTGATGGACGGCTACCCCAACACCCCGGCGTTCGTCATGAACAGGACCCTCGACCTCCTCGCGGTCAACGCGCTGGCCCAAGCCCTCTACTCGGCGTTCACCCGGGCGGACAACCTCGCCCGCATGACGTTCCTCGACCCGGTCGGCCCCACCTTCCACACGGACTGGAACCGGGCGGCACAAGCCACCGTCGCCAACCTCCGCGAGGCGACCGGCTTCGAACCGGACAACCCGCGGCTGCGCGAACTCGTCGGCACCCTCACCGAGCACAGCGCGGACTTCGCGCGCCTGTGGCAGTCCCACACCGTGCGAGGCAAGACGCAGGACGCCAAACACTTCCTCCACCCGGATGTCGGCCCGCTCACGCTCACCTACCAGGCGTTCGACGTACGCGAGACACCCGGCCAGCAGCTCGTCATCTACCACGCCGAACCGGGCAGCCCCAGCGCCCACTCCCTCCGCCTGCTCGGCTCCCTCCACGCCACCCGGCGCCAAGACCGCTCCCAGCACACAGCTGATCAGCCAACACAACCCGGAGACCCGCACCGATAG
- a CDS encoding Atu4866 domain-containing protein, with protein sequence MAAIEDGHVDVVGMWVTEDGHIRQELLPDGRYDEARGERASAYTGRYTVTGSHLDYVDDTGFTATGDIRDGVLYHEHLVLYRESSQS encoded by the coding sequence ATGGCCGCGATCGAGGACGGCCACGTGGACGTGGTCGGTATGTGGGTGACCGAGGACGGGCACATCCGGCAGGAGCTGCTGCCGGACGGCCGTTACGACGAGGCTCGCGGCGAGCGGGCCAGTGCGTACACCGGCCGTTACACGGTCACCGGTAGTCACCTGGACTACGTCGACGACACCGGGTTCACCGCCACAGGGGACATCCGCGACGGAGTGCTCTACCACGAACACCTCGTGCTGTACCGAGAGTCGAGCCAGTCGTAG
- a CDS encoding SDR family NAD(P)-dependent oxidoreductase translates to MTPTAASAEASEFAGKTALVTGAARGVGKETVALLHARGARVVAVDLRPDVTTLQDEFPGVLAMRGDITREETAVHAVRSALDAFGGLDILVNNAGRTLNKPVTETTAEDWDTVMAVNARGSFLCAREAFRAMRSRGGGSIVSTGSYAGTVALPEGAAYSASKGALAQLTKVLAVEGGPWGIRANLVAAGVIETDFLDTIRPDSRAYLASFADAQPLGRVAQPEEIAEVLCFLASPRSSFITGAVVPADGGFTAV, encoded by the coding sequence ATGACGCCCACCGCCGCGTCTGCCGAAGCATCCGAGTTCGCCGGGAAGACCGCCCTGGTCACGGGGGCCGCGCGCGGCGTGGGCAAGGAGACCGTGGCACTGCTCCATGCCCGCGGCGCCCGCGTCGTCGCCGTCGACCTGCGTCCCGACGTCACGACCCTGCAGGACGAATTCCCCGGCGTACTCGCGATGCGGGGCGACATCACGCGGGAGGAGACCGCCGTCCACGCGGTCCGCTCGGCGCTGGACGCCTTCGGAGGACTGGACATCCTGGTGAACAACGCCGGACGCACCCTGAACAAACCCGTCACCGAAACCACCGCCGAGGACTGGGACACCGTGATGGCCGTCAACGCCCGCGGATCCTTCCTCTGCGCCCGAGAAGCCTTCCGGGCCATGCGGAGCCGGGGCGGCGGGAGCATCGTCAGCACCGGGTCCTACGCCGGCACGGTCGCCCTGCCCGAAGGCGCCGCCTACAGCGCGTCCAAAGGCGCCCTTGCCCAACTGACCAAGGTGCTCGCCGTCGAAGGCGGACCATGGGGCATCCGCGCCAACCTTGTCGCCGCAGGCGTCATCGAGACCGACTTCCTCGACACGATCCGCCCCGACAGCCGTGCCTACCTCGCATCGTTCGCCGACGCCCAGCCCCTGGGCCGAGTCGCACAGCCCGAAGAGATCGCCGAGGTTCTCTGCTTCCTCGCCTCACCACGCTCCAGCTTCATCACCGGAGCCGTGGTACCCGCAGACGGCGGCTTCACCGCCGTCTGA
- a CDS encoding SDR family NAD(P)-dependent oxidoreductase, which yields MTEERFTGKVVVITGAGSGIGAATAHRFAREHATVIAIGRAIKKLRHVVGAAPAGSTVIAHPADVSDEASIGALINAVAQDHGRIDVLVNGAAVAAAGTVTDTDSDTWHKVLSVGLDGVFYTSRAALPHLCAASGAIVNIGSVAGLGGDWGMAAYNTAKGGLVNLTNAMALDHAKDGVRVNAVHPTLTATEMTTSIRGNDLLMTAFRQRIPMRRPAEPSEVADVIAFLASRDARFVNGAHIPVDGGLSASSGQPGMFQ from the coding sequence GTGACCGAAGAGCGCTTCACCGGCAAGGTCGTCGTCATCACCGGAGCGGGGTCAGGCATCGGCGCCGCCACCGCACACCGTTTCGCCCGGGAGCATGCGACCGTCATCGCGATCGGGCGCGCCATCAAGAAATTGCGGCACGTAGTAGGTGCAGCTCCCGCCGGATCGACAGTCATCGCCCACCCAGCCGACGTCTCCGATGAGGCGTCGATTGGTGCCCTCATCAACGCCGTGGCCCAGGACCACGGTCGTATCGATGTACTGGTCAACGGCGCCGCGGTCGCTGCCGCCGGCACCGTCACCGACACCGACTCCGACACTTGGCACAAGGTGCTGAGCGTGGGCCTCGACGGAGTCTTCTACACTTCACGCGCCGCGCTGCCCCACCTGTGCGCGGCCAGCGGGGCCATCGTCAACATCGGATCCGTTGCCGGCCTCGGCGGGGACTGGGGCATGGCCGCCTACAACACAGCCAAAGGCGGGCTGGTCAACCTCACCAACGCCATGGCACTGGATCACGCCAAGGACGGCGTACGAGTCAACGCTGTGCACCCCACCCTGACGGCTACTGAGATGACCACATCCATCCGGGGCAACGACTTGCTCATGACCGCCTTTCGTCAGCGGATCCCCATGCGACGCCCTGCTGAGCCGAGCGAAGTCGCTGACGTGATTGCCTTCCTGGCCAGTCGTGACGCTCGGTTCGTCAACGGTGCCCACATTCCTGTCGACGGTGGGCTCAGCGCGTCTTCCGGTCAACCAGGCATGTTCCAGTGA
- a CDS encoding CocE/NonD family hydrolase, with translation MSIILQQDVPFQLRDGTRCVAEVWLPDDGVPHPAVLMRTPYFKEQRTPLAHADPRKAVARGYSMVIVDHRGRGGSEGAFDPFVDDEQDGVDTVAWVADQEWCDGRVVMVGTSYEGVAQWMTAAGHPPALRAIAPTLSSDDNIDIAFSNRVPELATTAIWHVAVLSGAMLDDTLAATRDVEAAITLAPRLAQWLGQPPDSEYWSSRSVVRRRSDMTAPALIVAGWYDFFQQASLRALERSVDNRDRMIIGPWAHDGGGLSHLVGETNVGIRGAGTAVFDWILDFHDAALQERDPELPRVRAYVLGAKKWLDLETWPPPGTQGMTLDLAPGQFTVDPKSPVPTRGGRGVQVFVNGSIGVVDQQPLVGRQDVHVALRHRLEDETLLAGPITARLKTRTQPEPTPPDAKASPATVSLGIDARLWVATLCISRPDGRLHNIAEGVASSSPDDEDVTVELGDTFYLLPADTEIVLLVAGSSFPRWPVPDLGADQAVITGSTISLTTVDTTLLDTEA, from the coding sequence ATGTCCATCATCCTGCAGCAAGACGTGCCGTTCCAGCTGCGTGACGGCACGCGGTGCGTTGCCGAGGTGTGGCTCCCGGACGACGGTGTGCCCCACCCGGCCGTGCTCATGCGGACCCCCTATTTCAAGGAGCAGCGCACCCCGCTCGCACACGCGGACCCCCGGAAGGCCGTTGCGCGCGGGTACTCCATGGTCATCGTGGATCACCGCGGTCGCGGTGGCTCGGAAGGGGCGTTCGATCCCTTCGTCGACGATGAGCAGGACGGAGTCGACACCGTGGCATGGGTCGCGGACCAGGAGTGGTGCGATGGCCGTGTGGTCATGGTCGGCACCAGCTACGAAGGCGTCGCGCAGTGGATGACCGCAGCAGGCCACCCTCCTGCCTTGCGCGCCATCGCACCGACCTTGAGCTCGGACGACAACATCGATATCGCCTTCAGCAACCGTGTGCCGGAACTCGCCACGACAGCCATATGGCATGTCGCCGTGCTCTCTGGCGCCATGCTGGACGACACCCTCGCCGCCACCCGCGACGTCGAGGCGGCAATCACGCTGGCTCCACGGCTCGCCCAGTGGCTCGGGCAGCCACCGGACTCGGAGTACTGGAGCTCACGCTCGGTCGTCCGCCGGCGCAGCGACATGACGGCGCCCGCGCTGATCGTCGCCGGCTGGTACGACTTCTTCCAGCAAGCAAGCCTCCGCGCTCTCGAACGCTCCGTCGACAACCGTGATCGGATGATCATCGGTCCCTGGGCCCACGACGGCGGGGGCCTCTCACATCTGGTCGGCGAAACGAATGTCGGAATCAGGGGAGCCGGCACGGCCGTCTTCGATTGGATCCTCGATTTCCACGACGCTGCTCTTCAGGAACGGGACCCCGAACTGCCACGAGTGCGGGCATACGTCCTGGGAGCCAAGAAGTGGCTCGACCTCGAGACCTGGCCGCCGCCCGGCACCCAGGGCATGACACTCGACCTCGCACCGGGCCAATTCACTGTCGACCCGAAGTCCCCGGTGCCCACCCGCGGCGGACGTGGTGTGCAGGTCTTCGTCAACGGAAGCATCGGCGTCGTCGATCAGCAACCACTCGTGGGGCGCCAGGACGTCCACGTCGCGCTCCGGCACCGCCTCGAAGACGAAACACTGCTGGCCGGGCCCATCACCGCTCGGCTCAAGACCCGTACGCAGCCCGAGCCCACACCGCCGGACGCCAAAGCGAGCCCAGCCACTGTGTCGTTGGGAATCGACGCCCGCTTGTGGGTCGCAACGCTATGCATCAGCCGACCCGACGGCCGACTGCACAACATCGCCGAAGGCGTCGCCAGCAGCTCCCCAGACGACGAAGATGTCACCGTCGAGCTGGGCGACACCTTCTACCTGCTGCCGGCCGATACCGAGATCGTCCTGCTCGTCGCCGGCTCGTCCTTCCCCCGATGGCCAGTCCCCGACCTGGGCGCGGACCAAGCCGTGATCACCGGCTCGACAATCAGCCTCACCACGGTGGACACCACGCTCCTGGACACCGAAGCCTGA
- a CDS encoding alpha/beta hydrolase — MTVSPTGRPTDPDLAAPPPPPFDPELAAALAELVNAGQAVPSLTPEMIPPMRANAARMVRLPPEELSRNATFDVVELYAPGRRDAPDVRLLICRPTAVAGTVPVIYWIHGGGMIAGTNQVGIDEALDYAEHLQAAVVPVEYRLAPEHPHPAPVEDCYTGLLWTVEHAEQFGFDPTRLVVCGVSAGGGLAGAVTLMARDQDGPVIAGQLLMCPMPDDRNDSVSSHQMAGLGVWDRTSNQTGWTALLGAACGGDDVPVYAAPARAVDLSGLPPTYIDVGSAETFRDESVSYASRIWQAGGSAELHVWPGGFHGYAALAPTTTLSLETIATRTRWLDRLLSTT, encoded by the coding sequence ATGACGGTCAGCCCTACAGGTCGGCCCACGGATCCAGACCTTGCAGCACCTCCACCGCCCCCATTCGATCCCGAGTTGGCGGCGGCGCTGGCAGAGCTGGTGAACGCGGGACAGGCCGTACCGTCGCTCACCCCGGAAATGATCCCGCCCATGCGCGCCAACGCGGCGCGCATGGTTCGCCTCCCTCCCGAGGAGCTGAGCCGCAACGCAACATTCGACGTGGTCGAGCTCTACGCACCCGGCCGCCGTGACGCGCCCGACGTGCGGCTGTTGATCTGCCGGCCCACAGCCGTGGCCGGCACTGTTCCCGTGATCTATTGGATACACGGCGGTGGCATGATCGCCGGGACCAACCAGGTAGGTATCGACGAGGCGCTCGACTACGCCGAACACCTGCAGGCCGCCGTCGTCCCGGTCGAGTACCGGCTGGCCCCCGAGCACCCACATCCAGCCCCAGTCGAAGACTGCTACACCGGCCTGCTGTGGACCGTCGAACACGCTGAGCAATTTGGCTTCGATCCCACCCGACTTGTCGTGTGCGGAGTCAGTGCGGGCGGTGGACTCGCTGGGGCAGTGACTCTGATGGCCCGCGACCAGGACGGGCCGGTGATCGCCGGGCAGCTACTGATGTGCCCCATGCCCGATGACCGCAACGACTCCGTCTCGAGTCACCAGATGGCCGGCCTCGGAGTATGGGACCGCACGAGCAACCAGACCGGATGGACTGCGCTGCTCGGTGCAGCATGCGGCGGCGACGACGTGCCGGTTTACGCGGCCCCCGCCCGGGCCGTCGACCTGTCCGGTCTCCCGCCCACGTACATCGACGTGGGATCGGCCGAAACCTTCCGTGACGAGAGCGTCAGCTACGCGAGTCGCATCTGGCAAGCCGGCGGAAGCGCAGAACTACACGTGTGGCCCGGCGGGTTCCACGGTTACGCCGCCCTGGCGCCGACAACGACGCTCTCGCTGGAGACCATTGCCACCCGCACCCGATGGCTCGACCGCCTGCTCAGCACGACGTGA